A segment of the Lycium ferocissimum isolate CSIRO_LF1 chromosome 5, AGI_CSIRO_Lferr_CH_V1, whole genome shotgun sequence genome:
AGAAGACATGGTTTTCTACAAATAACACCCAATCATCTATACATGTAGGAATCCTATTGGTGCACCaaaatgaaataagggaaaATAGGCTATTCCTCAAGTTTGGGATCACTTAAGATTTTATTTACTTACTGAACTATTGCTTCGCAGTGCCCTTGGAGATCAAGTTTTTATCTTGATTTACttgttaattttcttaattttaaacAACTTTATTGGTAGTTGAATTCAGCGTTAATTTTGCATATGCTATCATGCATTTTGCTTTTAATTAGAGCTGGATAACATCTAAGATCATCCATGGTGGTCCGGAGTAGTCATACAAACTTCCAATGCCGGGACATCACTCCCAAGCTCTCAGTATTTCTGCTTTCCCTCTACTCTGTCACAAGCAAATGTAATATTTCTTTTACCACTTGATCTTTAGTTATACAGCAGAGCAACACTAATGTTTTCAGGTTTGGTAAATAATGTAGCGCATGATAACTTTTCCTGGCCAGATTTTCCTTACATAACTGATGAAATCGGATTGCTACTTATCATTGTAGCTAGTTTATTCGGAAAGCTAATATTGGTTTTACCACTTGATCTCTAGGTAAACAGCAAAGCAACACTCATGTTTTCAGGCGTGGTCAACAATGAAGTGCATGAGAACATTTTCTGGCCAGACTTGCCTTACATAACTGATGAACTTGGAAGTAAGCtgctcaattcttgttgttttcCTGCTACTAGTACTTTTGGCATGGTTAGTGGAGTATTCACACTCCTTTATGAAGGTTTATGTGCTTTTGCTTTGGTCAGACATCTACTTTCAAGTAAAGAATGAAGAAGACATCCTGCAAACTCTGACAGCTGAAGAAAATGTTGTGGTATGGACGTTGAAGTTAAAAAGTTCTGTTTGTTATTCATATTTAAATAACAGTTAATTGATGCATTTTTCCTTTGCACATTTCTTGTGCTTGGCTCGGACGGAGCATGCTGCCTTCTCTAAGTACTTCCAAATGATTCTTCCGTCTTTGATATATGTTtctgggaaaagggtcaaaaatacccctctacttcgGAATAAATATCCTCCATTACGAATTTGGGTCGAAAATACCtctcccgtcattaaagtttccaaatatacccttatcTTAACGGAAATCCCCCAAATAACCcggtttcattttttaaacccgctccatcatttaaacccgacccaactaaataaaaaacctaCAATCCCTCACCTTCTGCATTTTAAtactttatattaaaaaattatagcaATTTCACGTATGTAGTCAAATTAATTGGTTATACAGCTAAAACTTTGTTGCCGGAAGGAAAGCTGGATGtaagttttttatttagttgggtctggtttaaatgatggagcggatttaaaaaatgaaatcgggttacTTGGGGGATTTGGGGATTTCTGTtaagataggggtatatttgataactttaatgacgggaagggtatttttgacccaaattcgtaatggaggatatttttagcccttttccctaAGTAGAGGAGTATTTTCCTCAAGATTAGTCAACAATATTCCAGTGTGATACGTACTAACCTTTTGCAGAATTGCATGTCATCAATGTATAATGATGCAAGTTGTGTTATGCTGCTTTATCTACCATGCAAGATAAGTTTGTCTGGGTAAAGTAACTTCTTGATTGTTGTTTCTATAATCATCTTCCCATGGAAAGACTGTTCTATCACATAATTACTTGCCAGTCTTCAAATATCGATTGTTTATAGACAAATTTCAGAGATAAACTGGAAGTTTGCTTTTACACATTTTTGTTGGTTACAACTATCTTGGCGCTCTTTTAGCAttctagaaaaggaaaaaggaaaaaggaaaaaagaatggACTAGTCAGAAGAAGCTATGTTTATGCATAATGTTAGTACCTATGATGAAGCTGACATAACTCTGCTTTTTGTTAATTATCAAATTAGTCTGCTTTTTTGTTACCTTGCTAGGTAGTAAATAGCTAAAAGTTGATAAGAAAAGAGTTCTGAGTGCTTGCTTACATTTCAAATACAATGCAGCAAGTCATTATAGGCCTAGATACTGCCGAAATGCTAAGTGAGCTAGAGTCATATGGTCAATCTGAAGTTGATTATGGCATAGACAAATTTGGCGATGAGGACAGTGATATTGATGACGAAGATGACCTCGATGAAGATGAcactgatgatgatgaagatgataatGACTATGACAAGGTATTTACTTATTCCAATTGTTTTACTTTTTCGAATCCCAGTAACTGCACTTTCCATTTATAAAAATCAGTTTAAATGCTTGTTCACAGGATTGGGTTGCCATTCTTGACGATGAAGATGAGGATGGGGATTCTGATGAGTCATTGGGGGACTGGGCTAAATTAGAAACCATGCGCTCTTCTCATCCAATGTATTTTGCCAAAAAGATTTCTGAGGTGATTCTCTACATCATgccatgaaaagtcaaaagttaaATTTTAGAGACATTAAATCGACTTCCTATTGAGTGAAATCAGCACATTATTACATTCAATTTCGGCAATGCATATGCCATGCCGGCATTAAACCTTTTGAATCTGCTTTTTAATTGGTAATATAACCCACTTCTTTTGTTGTCTACTTTGCTGCTCAGGTTGTGACAGATGACCCTGTTGATTTTATGGACCAGCCTCCTGCAGGTCTTGCTATACAAGGCCTTCTAAGGCCATCCTTCCTCGAGGAGCACACTACTATTCAAAAGCAGATATCCGAAGATAGATTGAGTGACACTGACGTAAATCAGATGGAAAATGATGACGACCACAAAGAAAAGGGTGGTATTCAAATAAATGGCCACAAATATGAGAGTGGATCTTCACAAGATAGTTCAAGCTGGGAAGAATTGGAGAAGGATGAGAACCTAGGAAATGGAACTTCATTTTACAAGCTAGAGATGATCAAAATTCAGTTAATTTCTTCCAATGGGAATCAGGTTAGTTTGTCTAGGTTTTTTAGGTTCaaccttgaatgttgttgatcaACATTCCATTCTTCATCTGCACGTGTCTCAGTTTATGTAGTACAATTTCTATCATTAGAacagaaagaggaaaaaaggaTACTCTTTTTCATTTGAATCGTTAACAGGAAAAAGGTCTATCCTGGATTGTACAAGTTTGTACATGTACGCAAAGATGAAAGCTAGTTCTGATGACTCCACAAGCATGACTCTGAAACTGATTTGTGTCATGATGGATGATTAATGATAGAATGATTTCATTGTGGGATTTTCCTTCCAAATGAATCTCGTAAACATGATTCCTGGgatactttttccttttttctgaTTTAATTATTCTAAAAGAAATATGACCAGTTCTATATCTGCATTCTTTGACCATTTTCTGCTAGTGAGGGATTCCTGTTAGCAGGTTCATCATTATTCAGGGATTACCAGGcttatgtttttttatttttttattttggtgcTCACAGATCTTTGTTGAGTTAGATAATTTTAGGAGAGCTAGACCTGATGCAATAGCACATTCAGCTGCCAAAATAATATCTCGGCTTAAAGCTGCTGGAGAGAAGACTACGCAGGCTCTTAGATCTCTCTGTTGGAGATGCAAGGGAATTCAGGTGGAGGTATGGCCCTTCAGCCTGTAATCTCAGATACAAAGATTGTCCTGACATCAGTAGATTTACTTTTTTTCTGTCCTCAGAAGTTCGTTGCTGTACAACCCAGGGATTGGTCTACAGGGAAAATAATATAAAGCAAACCATGcaactcaacttccctttctccTGCGCTGGaggaattttttaaaatattagatAAAAAGAGAAATCTGAACATATGATTGGAAGTTAAAATGTCCTAAACCTCAAACAAACTTTTTTCCTGATAATAATGTCTAATATTGTAGCCAGCGTTCTGAACTGAAACAGACGAATCTCTGTTCTGttatgtatttaattttttgtaaatacAAGTGCGCATCACTTGGCTGTGATTGCGATGGAAATGCGTCTTATACAGAATTAAAACTTCTATTAAGTATGATGCTCACTGGAGAATTCGTCTCGAGTTTCTTCTGGCAGGAGGTGTCTCTGATTGGTGTGGACAGCCTTGGTTTTGACTTGAGAGTTTGCTCTGGGACACAGGTCCAAACCCTACGGTTTTCATTTAGAAAGCGGGTAAGATATTTTAATACTTTTGCTTCTTAGTATTTTCAGGACTCCATCCTTAATTTCTAGTCTTGTTGCATATCTATTGTGTCGTAAATGAGTTCCTTCTTTGTGGATCAAAGTCTCTGACACAAACCTGAAAAAGAGGCTCTATCTATGGGTGATAGGAGTTAGACACCACCGTTGATGTGCACGACCACctcatctaaaagtttaatCTGTTAGAGAGTCATAATTATGTCTTGCATGCCCTCACATGCATGCCTAATTCTTTGTTATTGGCCAAAGACGTGTGAATTTCTTTTCAATGAAGAGTGGCGGTAAGAAACATGACCAGTAAGGATTCATATATCGGACCCCAAATTGTTTGGGACTGAGGCATAGTTGTTGTTGAAGGGTGGAAGTGAAACGTGAACGTAAGACTTTTGCATGCTCTGATGCGCGAAGGTGAAGTATGTGAACACTTTATTTAAACCTTAACCAATTAGAGAGGGCACACTTATGTTTGCTCAATTATGTCTTCAAcagctagaagttgaaatataaTGTGAAACCAATTAAGCGGCATCCTATGTGAAAATTTGAAAACCCAGATTGAGTAGAGAAAAGGGATATGCAACCTGCACATACATTTCTCATATTTGTTCGTCTTAAATCCTAAAACCTTCTAGGTTATTGGGATCATATGTTCTACTACCGGAGGTAGTCCGtttttgttcttatttcttCCGGGCAAGAGAAAGGTCAACCTTGAAGAAATATGGTGTGTTTGGTATAAAGCAAAATTCATGGGAAAATGAGTGATCATCTCACATAATGGTGTTTGGTAGGTAaagcaaaaatattttcaaaatatataacgTCACATAACAAACTCTTAGGGGGTGGCGGCAGGGGGTTTGGAAGGGTGGTGTGGGGGAGTGGGGATGGGTGGATGTGGAGGTGGGGATTAGGGTTGGGTGGGTGGGTGTGGAGGTGGAAGTTGGGGTGAGGATGGGGTGGGTGTGGGAGGGTTGAAACCATCAGTTGGAAATGACGTGAGAGAGTTACGTAAAATGAGTTTACTCCTCTTGCTAGGGAAGTTATTTTCCAGAAACTACAGTAAATTGTGTtctgaaggaaaatattttccaaagcGTTAAAACTAACCAAACATAGGATTTTCGAGATGTTTCCCTCCATATCCTTCTGTGCCTGCACTTTTCTTTTATCCAATGTACGTTAAAAGGTAATAGAATCTTGTATTTGCAGGCCTCCTCGGAGTATAGTGCTGAAAGACAACTTAATGATCTACTGTTTCCCAGGATCCACCACAAGTCGcggcaaaagaaagaaagtcaGCAAGCTGAGTCATAAAAGGTTTAAGAGACAAAAGTCCAGTTATTGTCTAGACCTTGTGCTTCTGATCCAGATTTGTATATAGCATGTAGTTGTCGCTTGATCCATTACATCATATTTGTTTCAGTGAAGAGTCATAATTACTCGGTGGTTACTTTAATTTAAATATGAACTCGACTTTGTACAGCTTAATTCCCATGCTGAAGCAATTTTGGTAATGAGTATTCTTTTAAATCTAAGTACTATGTGAAACTTCGGAACATTTTACTTATTTCATTGGAGCAAAAGGTGTGATCTGTTGTATAATTAAATGTATCCATTGGAGTAAACGGGGTCATCGTTTGCACATTTGTTTCACTTTTTTGGTGTTCAAGAATCTGGAGAACTGTTTGCCTGCCCCGTCTTACAAGCACAGGTATAGTCTTAAGTTGAAAATTGCATGCAGACAGACACCAACAGAATATTGAAAAAAGAGCTGTCAAGACTCGAGAGAAACATCTTTTGAGATACAAAGGATACTTGTCATAAACAACAAATGGCTGCATAGTTATGCACTCCTGGAAATCAAAGCCTtaatttcatcatcatcatttttgcGGCTATAACAGAAATAAGTGGTACAGTAACTATTTATTAGCTTAACTTAGGATTTTTCATGCTAGTCTCATAGGCCAAATGTGCTGTAAAAAGATCCACAACTGCAGAACCAACTGATTTAAACCCAGATCTTCCGAGAGTGAGTTCCCTCAATCTTCTCTCCCTTGATCAACTCTAGCAAGCTCCCTGCCTCCGCTAATGCCGCCTCATTATCAACAAACGATTTTCCCCTCtacttcttcatcttcacactCATTGCTTGAATGCTCCAACCAAATCCAAATGAGAGCCTTTCTTCAGCTCCTGCCTCTTCACCAATGGCGTCACCGAATTGGGAATacttgtatacggtaaaaaccggattAACGCTTAGCCGGTGAGACCGGGGACcgagaaaaggaagaagacaaGCACGAGCGCTCAGACCGAGGGTATTGCATCAGTAGTGCTTGATCAGAAGAAGTCGGAGGAAAACCGTAAGGTCCGATTTATCCGGGGCAAACTTCTTATCACAGCCAGTTCGATTTCTCCATGGCCAGGTTGaccgtggccgttagtccggtttctccatagccgagttgatcgtggccgttagtggcatttctccatggccgagttgatcgtggccgtggTCCCCTCAATCGCTTATTCAATGCCCGTGTGAAGACCGTTTTGCCACCTATTACCGTCGACCGTACGGTGTcgaccgtacgacccaaccttatccatattaggctTCCTTATTCTAAAAGGGCATGATGTATGAAAGGCCCATAGagaaaaaactataaatagggggcacttccttacttttaagggttagctTTTCAGACCTAAAACAttgtattagaatttatattgaagctttctttctctctctatcactCTCTCTTTCTAATTTTGGTCCGGTTTGCAGTGTTAACTTCATTTAACCATATTAATCGATAtagcatataaatatacatatatatatccagcTCAAATCCATAGTATTAACGTGTCCATCCAAATTATTAGCACGAAGATTTATAAGTCATTATAACGAATCTGGTTAATTCATTCCTCATTAATCTAAATAGATTAAAGTATTCACATATcttatacctcatttacaaattcatcttattacctaatttcggggtaaacagattggcgcccaccgtgggtccaggataatagtggtctttAATCTCGGTTTCAGTCGCTCACCCATTAAGATTTTTCAATCTTTCGTTCGACTCTgtgaaaacggaccaaatggCGAGTAGTGGACAATCTGGTCACGTcaacaacaacgagattgtggccgaaaaCGACAACAGTGGGCTACGGGGATTACCAACGGAACCCGTTGACCCAAATACCGTCGATTCAAGGGAGGGGCCTCAACCGGCAAAACACCGTAAACCTTTGAGGAATGCGCCCGTTAGTGCCACCGATCCCTTAAATACTCTCAATTCAATTACTTTACCCCGGGCACAAGGCCAGAAAGTGCCAAATACCCTGaatgatattaacttacgtcttatctttgaaatgttgcaggagcAGAGAGCAGCTATTGCCGAACAAAGAGTCGCAATAGCCCAGTTGCAAAACAAAAATGATGGAACGACTCCGGAGAAGACGAAGGGCGCTGCCGAACCCAGAAGGGATAAAGCACGGATGGTCAAGAGCGAGGGGTCCGGAGCTGGTTCGTCCACCGAAGTGCTGAAAATGCTTGAAACATTGGCGAAGCGTGTAGACTCAGCCGAGAAGAGGGTGGaaacatataactctcgggtggataAGATCCCGGGCTCCGCCCCATTCCGAAAGGACCATATTCGNNNNNNNNNNNNNNNNNNNNNNNNNNNNNNNNNNNNNNNNNNNNNNNNNNNNNNNNNNNNNNNNNNNNNNNNNNNNNNNNNNNNNNNNNNNNNNNNNNNNTTtaattgttattaaaaaaattatatcttcatgataatgaaattttttacaCTTTCATTTGTTTTTAGTATCtccttatgatattaagattCAAACCTAAAAAATGAACATGATGACtgagatcttaatgattaagaccttaattaagtgcaaacaaatgaagCCTTAGTGCAGAGAGTAATCGGTGAAAGATTCTATAactacaatatttattttggaataattgataaaagagtttttgaaagaattctgTAACattctatatataagtttaaAAAGTGGTCTTTCAGCACTTGCAGGTGAAACGCAAAACTTCAAATAGAGGATCTCTAGCGTCATCTAAATGAAACACTCCACAAAGTGCATCTATTTTGAGATTTATACAAGTTAGGGTTTGTCTTAACCCTCCATCAATggcccttttatatatatatatatatatatatatatatatatatatatatatatatatatacattaaaaaaaaccATCGAAAGGTAAAACAGGGCATTTGCCTTTAACAACAGGCAACAAATACGTAGGGATCTAgaagctcagttggttggctacctgaactttcaccttgttggcgagggttcgaatccccacattatAATTCCTTCCCGcattttccccttcccctacccctataaaaaaaaaaaaaaaaaaaaaaagaaggcaacAAATTCAAGTATTTATCAAGCAAATAACATCGTTTAACccttcaaaataaaatttttgtagatacaCTCTTTATCATACAAAGAGAAAAATTCTGTGAAAGTAAAgtaatatacatattatactattcaaattttaagaaatgaAAACACTTGTAAGTAGctatgaaaaaatatattcaacatatatatagtatttcCTGTACTAATGAAAGCTTTGAGGAATTCTGCTTCAATCACCATTTTTTTCTCCTCGATCATTTAAGTCGCTGTTTGTTTGGTTCAACGTTCAATACCAACCACAATTCCTATCTTTTCACCATAATAACTATCCACAGGAAGAGGAGCAACATCCACAGCACTGTCGGTCCCAAGAATCTGGTGCAAGTGAAGGAGCGTATATATTATTAAATTAGATCATGTAGATAACCTTAATGCTATATTGATTGGACATAATGTTCGTGTCAAATTTCGTATTTAACTCAAATAGTTGAATTTGTCTTTGAGGTTAACTACAGTTGGTAATAATTTGATACAGATAAAAGAATTAAGGTAAGTAATTTCTTGGTTATTGATAAAGAACAGA
Coding sequences within it:
- the LOC132056509 gene encoding uncharacterized protein At3g49140-like isoform X1, translated to MLMVEPAAVTVSFPAVNFNRTSRRLSHSASFLIPRNKFRRSRTEHCVGRIRTGKEKCGIKASARDQPSGPVKQNAKPSRYHPSEDISDSEIGENEEAQLTPAETSRTIIEVNSKATLMFSGVVNNEVHENIFWPDLPYITDELGNIYFQVKNEEDILQTLTAEENVVQVIIGLDTAEMLSELESYGQSEVDYGIDKFGDEDSDIDDEDDLDEDDTDDDEDDNDYDKDWVAILDDEDEDGDSDESLGDWAKLETMRSSHPMYFAKKISEVVTDDPVDFMDQPPAGLAIQGLLRPSFLEEHTTIQKQISEDRLSDTDVNQMENDDDHKEKGGIQINGHKYESGSSQDSSSWEELEKDENLGNGTSFYKLEMIKIQLISSNGNQIFVELDNFRRARPDAIAHSAAKIISRLKAAGEKTTQALRSLCWRCKGIQVEEVSLIGVDSLGFDLRVCSGTQVQTLRFSFRKRASSEYSAERQLNDLLFPRIHHKSRQKKESQQAES
- the LOC132056509 gene encoding uncharacterized protein At3g49140-like isoform X2, producing MLMVEPAAVTVSFPAVNFNRTSRRLSHSASFLIPRNKFRRSRTEHCVGRIRTGKEKCGIKASARDQPSGPVKQNAKPSRYHPSEDISDSEIGENEEAQLTPAETSRTIIEVNSKATLMFSGVVNNEVHENIFWPDLPYITDELGNIYFQVKNEEDILQTLTAEENVVQVIIGLDTAEMLSELESYGQSEVDYGIDKFGDEDSDIDDEDDLDEDDTDDDEDDNDYDKDWVAILDDEDEDGDSDESLGDWAKLETMRSSHPMYFAKKISEVVTDDPVDFMDQPPAGLAIQGLLRPSFLEEHTTIQKQISEDRLSDTDVNQMENDDDHKEKGGIQINGHKYESGSSQDSSSWEELEKDENLGNGTSFYKLEMIKIQLISSNGNQIFVELDNFRRARPDAIAHSAAKIISRLKAAGEKTTQALRSLCWRCKGIQVEEVSLIGVDSLGFDLRVCSGTQVQTLRFSFRKRALSMGDRS